One segment of Deinococcus metalli DNA contains the following:
- a CDS encoding metallophosphoesterase family protein, with protein sequence MRLAVFGDIHGNLPALSAALNDMRIQGADALVCVGDVAADGPWPGECVRRVAQLGCPVVRGNADRMLLEPPVPFESRGLPNEREMHDIGAWSADQLTSADRALLETYQPTVDLGDVLCFHGSPARDSEVIGAHTPAARLDELRREFGTQAVWVGGHTHTALARELDGWQLLNPGSVGLPFEKRGDTYVNLAHAEYVLLDDDGGRWTPVFRRVPYDVEDIRRGVLASGMPHARWAASEWVAGHSG encoded by the coding sequence ATGCGGCTCGCGGTCTTCGGGGATATCCACGGAAACCTTCCGGCGCTGAGCGCGGCCCTGAACGACATGCGTATCCAGGGAGCGGACGCGCTGGTCTGCGTGGGTGACGTCGCGGCGGACGGCCCATGGCCCGGCGAGTGCGTGCGGCGCGTGGCGCAGCTCGGCTGCCCGGTCGTGCGCGGCAACGCGGACCGCATGCTGCTGGAACCGCCCGTTCCCTTCGAGTCGCGCGGCCTGCCGAACGAGCGCGAGATGCACGACATCGGCGCGTGGAGTGCCGACCAGCTGACGTCGGCGGACCGCGCGCTGCTGGAGACGTACCAGCCCACCGTGGACCTTGGGGACGTCCTGTGCTTCCACGGTAGTCCCGCCCGCGACAGCGAGGTGATCGGGGCGCACACCCCCGCCGCCCGGCTGGACGAACTGCGCCGCGAGTTCGGCACGCAGGCCGTATGGGTGGGCGGGCACACGCACACGGCCCTGGCCCGCGAGCTGGACGGCTGGCAGCTGCTCAACCCGGGCAGCGTGGGCCTGCCCTTCGAGAAGCGCGGCGACACCTACGTCAACCTCGCCCACGCCGAGTACGTGCTGCTGGACGACGACGGCGGCCGCTGGACACCGGTCTTCCGGCGCGTGCCGTACGACGTCGAGGACATCCGGCGCGGCGTGCTCGCCAGCGGCATGCCGCACGCCCGCTGGGCCGCCTCCGAGTGGGTGGCTGGTCATTCCGGATGA
- a CDS encoding response regulator transcription factor, with the protein MSDAQDARPTVRVMLGSAMLAAGVQAILSAAGLDVADAADVLIVDDTWLADTADLEGAPAMVALGSDSWAAVLPELSSGGWAALPPDATPPELLAGVLGAAAGLAVLPPALVPAADVPDEPAAPDSDVTLTPRERDVLALLAEGLSNKRAARDLGVSESTVKFHVQALYSKLGVQSRAGAVARGIALGLVSV; encoded by the coding sequence ATGAGCGACGCCCAGGACGCCCGCCCCACCGTGCGGGTGATGCTGGGCTCCGCCATGCTCGCGGCGGGCGTACAGGCGATCCTATCGGCCGCTGGCCTGGACGTGGCCGACGCGGCGGACGTGCTGATCGTGGACGACACGTGGCTGGCAGACACCGCCGATCTGGAGGGCGCGCCGGCCATGGTGGCCCTCGGCTCGGACAGCTGGGCGGCCGTGCTGCCGGAGCTGTCGTCGGGCGGGTGGGCGGCGCTGCCTCCAGACGCCACGCCGCCCGAACTGCTCGCCGGGGTGCTCGGCGCGGCGGCCGGGCTGGCGGTGCTGCCGCCCGCGCTGGTGCCGGCGGCCGACGTGCCGGACGAGCCGGCAGCGCCGGACTCCGACGTGACCCTCACGCCCCGCGAGCGCGACGTGCTGGCGCTGCTGGCCGAGGGCCTGAGCAACAAGCGCGCCGCGCGCGACCTGGGCGTGTCCGAGAGCACCGTGAAGTTCCACGTGCAGGCCCTGTACTCCAAACTTGGCGTCCAGAGCCGTGCCGGGGCGGTCGCGCGCGGGATCGCGCTGGGGCTGGTCAGCGTCTAG
- a CDS encoding aldo/keto reductase, giving the protein MTPTTSLPTRRLRDLTVSALGLGCMGMSAFYGPRDQDENLRTLDRALDLGVTFYDTADMYGPHTNEELLGGWLQGKRDRVVLATKFGIVFDPSAPGGRRIDGTPGYVKRAVEASLGRLKTDHVDLYYLHRVDPATPIEDTVGAMAELVQAGVVRAIGLSEVSADTLRRAHAVHPITAVQSEYSLWTRDPEDDVLQTCRDLGIGFVPYSPLGRGFLTGQITSPEDFAPDDFRRHNPRFQGEAFQKNLDLVRQVETIAAEKGCTPGQLALAWVLAQGDDLVPIPGTKRVAYLEENVGALDVHLDADDLARIDAAFPRGAATGDRYPDMSAVNR; this is encoded by the coding sequence ATGACCCCCACGACCAGCCTCCCCACCCGCCGCCTGCGTGACCTGACCGTTTCGGCCCTCGGCCTCGGCTGCATGGGCATGAGCGCCTTCTATGGCCCGCGCGACCAGGACGAGAACCTGCGGACCCTCGACCGCGCGCTGGATCTCGGCGTGACGTTCTACGACACGGCCGACATGTACGGTCCGCACACCAACGAGGAACTGCTCGGGGGGTGGCTGCAGGGCAAGCGGGACCGCGTGGTGCTCGCCACGAAGTTCGGCATCGTCTTCGACCCGTCCGCGCCGGGCGGACGCCGCATCGACGGCACGCCCGGCTACGTGAAGCGCGCCGTCGAGGCCAGCCTGGGCCGCCTGAAGACCGACCACGTGGACCTGTATTACCTCCACCGCGTCGATCCGGCCACACCCATCGAGGACACCGTCGGAGCCATGGCCGAGCTGGTGCAGGCGGGCGTGGTGCGGGCCATCGGGCTGAGCGAGGTGAGCGCCGACACGCTGCGCCGCGCGCACGCCGTACACCCCATCACGGCGGTGCAGAGCGAGTACTCGCTGTGGACCCGTGACCCCGAGGACGACGTGCTCCAGACCTGCCGCGACCTGGGCATCGGGTTTGTGCCGTACAGCCCGCTCGGCCGCGGCTTCCTGACCGGGCAGATCACCAGCCCCGAGGACTTCGCGCCGGACGACTTCCGGCGCCACAACCCCCGCTTCCAGGGCGAGGCCTTCCAGAAGAATCTCGATCTGGTGCGGCAGGTCGAAACGATTGCGGCCGAGAAGGGCTGCACCCCCGGCCAGCTCGCCCTGGCGTGGGTGCTCGCGCAGGGCGACGACCTCGTGCCGATCCCTGGCACCAAGCGCGTGGCGTACCTCGAGGAGAACGTCGGGGCGCTGGACGTGCATCTGGACGCGGACGACCTCGCGCGCATCGACGCGGCCTTCCCGCGCGGCGCCGCGACCGGCGACCGCTACCCGGACATGAGCGCCGTGAACCGCTGA